Within Myceligenerans xiligouense, the genomic segment TGGCCGTTGGTCGTCACGTGCGCGGTGTCGTACGACTCGCCGTAGTAGGTGAAGTCGAACGGCAGCGAGACCGTGGTCGAGCCGTCGTCCCCGGACAGGCCGGTGTCGGTGTCACCCTGCAGGTACTCGCCGGCCGAGACGGTGCAGGAGTAGCCGCGCTCGTCGACCAGTGCCTCGATCGTCACCGGCACGTCCAGGTCGCCGTCGACGACGACGTCCTCGGCGAAGGACGAGGCGCAGCCGCCCATCACCACCGAGAGCGGGTAGGTGCCCTCGGGCACGTCGGCGAACGCGAAGGAGCCGTCCTCCGCGGTCGTCACGTCCTCGAAGTGGCTGCCCAGACTGACCGGGGCACCCGCCACGGGGCTGCCGTCGGCGAACGTGACGGCGCCGGAGACGCTGTGGCGAGGTGCGGCTTCCAGGGTGACGGGAACGGAGACGGACTCGTCCTCGGCCACGGTCACCGGCTCCGGCGTGGAGGCCAGGTAGCCGAAGGCAGACGCCGACACGTCGTAGTCCCCCGCGACCACGGTCGCCGTGAAGGCGCCGTCCTCACCGGTGGTGACGGTGCGGTCACGCTCCCCGTCGAGCAGCACGGTGGCACCGGCGATCGGAGCCTCGGCCGTGTCGGTGACGACGCCCTCGACGGTGCCGGTCCCCGCGGTGGGGGCGGCGTCGATCGCCGCGGCGACGTCGAGCTTGCCCTCGCCCCAGACGTTGTTCTCCTCGGCCGTTCCGCCGCACTGCAGGTCCTCGGTGTCGACGGCGGACTGGTTCAGGATCGCCTTGGTGCCCTCGATGTCGCCGACCAGTGCCGGGGCGGCGCTCCACAGCAGCGCGACGGCACCCGCGAGGTGCGGGGTGGCCATCGAGGTGCCGTTGAAGTTCGAGTACCCGCCGCCCGGGACGGACGAGCGCACGTCGACGCCCGGCGCCGCGATGTTCGGCGTGGTGACGCCGTTCTCGCCCGGGCCGCGCGACGAGAAGGTCGCGATGGTGCCATTCACGTCATAAGCGCCCACCGCGTAGGTGTTCTCGTACTCGCCGGGGAACCGCGACGTCTCGCACGCGGAACCCTCGTTGCCCGCGGCCCACGCGCCGAAGATGCCCGCCGCGTCCCACGCGAGGGTCTCGTCACGCATCCAGCCGTACGGATCGGGCGCGCCGGGCGGGATGCCCCACGAGTTGTTGACGACGTGCGGGCGCATCGCCGGATCCGGATCGCTGCCGTCCGCGCGGGTCGGAGCGAGGAACCACTGCGCGTCGGCAAGATAGTCGTCACGCGTGCAGCCGGCGTTGTCGATGCAGTTGGCGGCGATCCACGTCGCGTCCGGCGCGACGCCGACCTGGTTGCCGGCACCGTCGTCACCCACCATGGTTCCGGTGGTGTGCGTGCCGTGCCCCTGCGTGTCGCACGGGCTGCCGCCACAGCCGCCCGGGACGTCGAACCAGTTGTAGTCGTCGTCGACGCTGCCGTCGGCACCCATACCGCGGTACTGGTCCGCGAGGGCCGGGTGGCTCCCGTCGACGCCGGTGTCGAAGCTGGCCACGGTGATGCCCGCACCGGTGTAGCCCAGGTCCCACACCTCGGGGGCGTTGATCTCGCTGATGCCCCACTCCACGGCGGTGGTGAGCTTCTCGTCCGCCGGCACCTTCTTCACCGGTGCGATCTCGAGCATGTCGAACTGCTCGTGGATACTCGCGACGGCGCTGCTCGTCGCGACCCGGTCGGCCAGGGCGAGCGTGCCGTCCTCGACGTAGATGGAGTTGTTGATCCAGTAGGACTCGTAGTCCGCGCCGGCGGCCTCGAGCTGCTTGATCACGTCGGCCTGGGCGGCCTCGGAGGTCTCCTGCAGGGCGTCGACGACGTACTGACCGCGGTCGGCCCAGTCGGCGATGTCCTTGGCCGGCTCGAGCTCCGCCCGGTCGGTGAACTCGATCCAGAACGCTGCGGTCTTCTCCGCCTCCAGCTGCTCACGTGCGGTGGAGGTGAACTTCTTCTCCGGGTCGTCGGCGACTGCGGCGAGGGACAGGCCGGTGCCTTGCTGACTGGCGAACGCTGCTGGCGCAGCGGTCACCGCTGAAGTTGCGAGGAGCGCGAATGCCGCGGTGACGGCAGTGCTC encodes:
- a CDS encoding carboxypeptidase regulatory-like domain-containing protein, whose amino-acid sequence is MTAAPAAFASQQGTGLSLAAVADDPEKKFTSTAREQLEAEKTAAFWIEFTDRAELEPAKDIADWADRGQYVVDALQETSEAAQADVIKQLEAAGADYESYWINNSIYVEDGTLALADRVATSSAVASIHEQFDMLEIAPVKKVPADEKLTTAVEWGISEINAPEVWDLGYTGAGITVASFDTGVDGSHPALADQYRGMGADGSVDDDYNWFDVPGGCGGSPCDTQGHGTHTTGTMVGDDGAGNQVGVAPDATWIAANCIDNAGCTRDDYLADAQWFLAPTRADGSDPDPAMRPHVVNNSWGIPPGAPDPYGWMRDETLAWDAAGIFGAWAAGNEGSACETSRFPGEYENTYAVGAYDVNGTIATFSSRGPGENGVTTPNIAAPGVDVRSSVPGGGYSNFNGTSMATPHLAGAVALLWSAAPALVGDIEGTKAILNQSAVDTEDLQCGGTAEENNVWGEGKLDVAAAIDAAPTAGTGTVEGVVTDTAEAPIAGATVLLDGERDRTVTTGEDGAFTATVVAGDYDVSASAFGYLASTPEPVTVAEDESVSVPVTLEAAPRHSVSGAVTFADGSPVAGAPVSLGSHFEDVTTAEDGSFAFADVPEGTYPLSVVMGGCASSFAEDVVVDGDLDVPVTIEALVDERGYSCTVSAGEYLQGDTDTGLSGDDGSTTVSLPFDFTYYGESYDTAHVTTNGHVNFLASTTAYSNVSIPASSVPNAAIYPFWDDLYFVSGESGLYEGTTTVDGTDAYVLEFRDVALYADRDARLDFSVTLLASGDIVLGYGELAGSGATAAGSSATVGIEDEAGAVGLEYSYNAAVLSEGLSITYVAPPLATLSGIVKDYNTKEPVAGATVTMTGPDGAADTLSTGDDGRYTAVVALGRYDLEFSADDYVPVGKRVNLAEDGDSKTRNAQLKAGLLTVNKEAVSVEKRLGGAPATRGFRVTNEGSAPADLSLGTDGGDFDMLGLGSSTGGVINHVEGDATEVSSEAPGVSIGGSRGANPDGALGTSSLTAGVSAFPAVSVPQAETTITHSTSQEVAALNSASCGSDFGTSENRFLRTFTLGDFGIDGSFAVSEVSFGIEEATAQTLTVNLYELVGEDLVYANLEQLGSAQADIEAQTLSMVSVPVEGEITGGTLVVEVVSHDQRDNAGVFYIGSNADGQTAPSYLAADECGISEPATTDSIGWADMHIVMNVSGSTGGGGGSDTAWLDAQPGSVTLDPGESVRIVATIDPRAVDQPGTYTADVVLGADTPYAEPSVTATLVANPPGNWGKVSGTVADTAGAPLDGATVHLDGLEKDVTLVTGGDGTYEYWMGVSNNSLTMIVAKDGYVPQVRTGTIVRGQTVTYDFALDALA